From Coffea arabica cultivar ET-39 chromosome 2e, Coffea Arabica ET-39 HiFi, whole genome shotgun sequence, the proteins below share one genomic window:
- the LOC113729174 gene encoding uncharacterized protein — MGSNREEAAAPLLMSAAKFAAFLSQRAHSSSTQQPLPGVQPSTATMASHGSSSWRQPLQPLHRSNRRQVWEKIEQTLGLHIALSDDIMLQLQNWWSHCSRGTLQTQLTQIIPLFTYWELWKARNTAIYEGGVLAASQFYHRVIELLHGISLAHPFTSDCSNGMELHRMVWLHISKRSKPTRCLPMAWSLPTEPFVKLNVDGASLGNPGSSGGGGIVRSSSGQVIAAFSSHYEYQTNMKVAAKALFEGLKLCLALGCIHVEVEMDSLVLLNIVKGLHSWPWRIDAKFELGKARVWKQFWKQKARVRWLQEGDRNTRFFHSVVKNRRVRSIIHRIRNGQGEWVESDDGIGVEAIRYFEGLFTDQRPASSSELLQHIPTILTDEENDLLEQFPSAVEIRNAVFAMDGESAPGPDGYTGKFFTVAWSVVGADVVSAVCSFFCGAELPRAITATSIALIPKVGHPQDFSQFRPISLCNFVNKLISRILADRLARILPRIISPQQSGFVRGRLISDNFLLAQELLSNIGRTSRNADVALKLDMSKAYDRVSWIFLTMVLRRFGFREQWIDRIWRLVSNVWFSVQINGASVGFFKSTRGLRQGDPLSPGLFIIGAEVLSRSLNQLVEHREFKCFSVPRGCPMITHLSYADDVLVFSGASSASLRCVMQIIGKYEAVSGQEINVQKSGFMVHAKLPSQCVARIRRVTGFGLKSFPVRYLGCPLFVGRRKCLYFMELVQSVISKVSSWRSRFLSNGGRIVLIKHVLSAIPTHLLAASCPPKGVLALVERAMANFLWGEREGGLRHHWIKWADLCADSSQGGVGVRSLLDVHTAFSFKLWWRFRTGECLWATFMRAKYCRQSHPCMVAAGQGSSYMWRRLLQIREVAEQNLWWEMRSGQCNFWFDNWMGSGPLCQRLQSVSDHLVRDFVLNGRWNQQLLRLWVPDDIVSEIITKVAPVGSADDRAVWALTESGDFSIASTYVLLGSQTPSSFMFDRVWHPVIPIKISFFMVRLLRDRLPLASSLGRLQVYGPSKCFCCLASQSESLDHVFAEGELALFLWTFFGNSAGVSYRGMGVRSRLAAWWCQPVRHSRLESLHSVLPCIICWHIWLARNLAIFEGQLLRRQTICDRILADVVGLFSKKFAGEFFGVGSWSTVLSIFSGWRPRYSHRVVCWEFPVQGAFKLNTDGCSLGNPGVSGGGGVLRDSSGALLFGFSVPFGELTCLQAEIKALVFGVQQCRLRGFSRIRVEVDSLVLVNLLVRQVRCPWSVRSDLESLRAVQGLEWTVGHCYREMNQVADALAKVGAHSEGIILYTTQSELPRVARGALGLDRSQIPAIRTRAISH, encoded by the exons ATGGGCAGCAACCGTGAGGAGGCTGCTGCTCCCTTGCTGATGTCTGCAGCAAAATTTGCTGCGTTTTTGTCCCAGAGAGCTCATAGCTCTTCTACCCAGCAACCACTACCAGGCGTACAACCTTCCACTGCCACCATGGCCTCACATGGCAGCAGCAGCTGGCGGCAGCCCTTGCAGCCGCTACATCGCAGCAACCGCAG GCAGGTGTGGGAGAAGATAGAACAGACATTGGGATTACATATAGCGCTATCCGATGACATTATGCTCCAACTACAAAACTGGTGGTCGCATTGCTCGAGAGGGACACTACAAACTCAGCTGACTCAGATAATCCCATTATTCACTTATTGGGAGCTATGGAAAGCTAGGAATACAGCCATCTATGAGGGAGGTGTATTGGCGGCTAGCCAGTTTTATCACCGAGTGATTGAATTGCTCCATGGCATTTCCTTGGCTCATCCTTTTACCTCGGACTGCAGCAACGGAATGGAGCTTCATCGGATGGTTTGGTTACACATCTCCAAGCGTTCCAAGCCCACAAGATGCCTACCTATGGCTTGGTCACTACCCACAGAGCCATTCGTAAAACTGAATGTCGATGGTGCCTCACTAGGGAATCCAGGAAGCTCGGGTGGAGGTGGAATTGTTCGAAGCTCCAGTGGCCAAGTCATAGCTGCTTTTTCTTCACACTATGAGTACCAAACCAACATGAAAGTTGCAGCTAAGGCGCTATTCGAAGGTCTGAAGCTATGCTTAGCTTTGGGATGCATTCATGTGGAGGTTGAAATGGACTCTCTGGTCTTGTTAAACATTGTGAAAGGCTTGCATAGCTGGCCATGGAGAATTGATGCAAAG TTTGAGTTAGGTAAGGCTCGGGTTTGGAAGCAGTTTTGGAAGCAGAAGGCTCGGGTTAGGTGGCTTCAGGAGGGAGATCGAAATACAAGGTTCTTTCATTCTGTCGTCAAAAATAGAAGGGTACGTTCGATCATTCACAGGATTAGAAATGGGCAAGGGGAGTGGGTGGAGTCGGATGATGGGATTGGAGTAGAGGCGATACGGTATTTCGAGGGGTTGTTTACGGATCAGCGTCCAGCATCTTCTTCTGAGTTGCTTCAGCATATCCCAACAATTTTGACTGATGAGGAGAATGATTTGTTGGAGCAGTTTCCCTCTGCGGTGGAGATTCGAAATGCGGTTTTTGCGATGGATGGGGAGAGTGCACCGGGGCCGGATGGATATACGGGTAAGTTCTTTACGGTTGCTTGGTCAGTTGTCGGTGCGGATGTTGTTAGCGCAGTGTGTAGTTTTTTCTGTGGGGCGGAGTTGCCTCGGGCTATTACAGCGACCTCCATTGCACTCATTCCTAAGGTTGGGCACCCACAGGATTTTTCTCAGTTTCGCCCGATTAGCTTGTGTAACTTTGTTAACAAGTTGATTTCGCGAATTTTGGCGGATCGCTTGGCCCGAATCCTTCCAAGGATTATTTCCCCACAGCAGAGTGGTTTTGTTCGGGGGCGGCTTATATCGGATAATTTCTTGCTGGCACAAGAGTTGCTCTCTAATATAGGGAGGACCTCCAGAAATGCCGATGTAGCTCTGAAATTAGATATGTCAAAGGCTTATGACCGTGTTTCCTGGATTTTTTTGACAATGGTTTTGAGGAGATTTGGTTTTAGGGAGCAATGGATTGATAGGATTTGGAGATTGGTCTCGAATGTTTGGTTTTCGGTCCAAATCAACGGGGCCAGTGTGGGTTTCTTTAAGTCTACGCGAGGGCTTCGTCAAGGGGACCCGTTATCCCCAGGTTTGTTTATTATTGGCGCTGAGGTGCTGTCCCGCTCTTTGAACCAGTTAGTGGAGCATCGGGAGTTCAAGTGCTTTTCAGTTCCGCGGGGCTGTCCTATGATCACGCATCTCAGTTATGCAGATGACGTCCTGGTTTTTTCAGGTGCTTCATCCGCTTCGCTGAGATGTGTTATGCAGATTATTGGAAAATATGAAGCAGTTTCGGGGCAGGAGATTAATGTTCAAAAGAGTGGGTTCATGGTGCATGCTAAACTGCCTAGTCAGTGTGTGGCAAGGATTCGACGGGTAACTGGATTTGGTCTGAAGTCGTTTCCCGTGCGTTACTTGGGGTGTCCGCTTTTTGTGGGGCGCCGGAAGTGTCTATACTTCATGGAGCTGGTACAGTCAGTTATTTCTAAAGTTTCTTCATGGCGATCCAGATTTCTATCCAATGGGGGTCGGATTGTACTCATCAAACACGTGCTTTCAGCAATCCCAACTCATTTATTGGCAGCTTCATGTCCTCCAAAGGGAGTTCTAGCTTTAGTTGAACGGGCTATGGCAAATTTTCTCTGGGGGGAGCGGGAAGGTGGCCTCCGACATCATTGGATTAAGTGGGCAGACCTGTGTGCCGACTCGTCACAGGGCGGGGTTGGTGTTCGATCGCTTCTGGATGTTCATACAGCATTCTCATTCAAATTGTGGTGGCGTTTCCGTACGGGAGAGTGTTTATGGGCGACATTTATGAGAGCCAAGTATTGTCGGCAGAGTCATCCATGCATGGTAGCGGCGGGTCAGGGCAGTTCATATATGTGGAGGCGTTTGCTTCAGATTCGTGAGGTGGCGGAGCAAAATCTTTGGTGGGAGATGCGGTCGGGACAGTGTAATTTCTGGTTCGACAATTGGATGGGTTCTGGTCCTCTGTGTCAACGGTTACAAAGTGTTTCTGATCACTTAGTTAGGGATTTCGTATTGAATGGAAGGTGGAATCAACAGTTGCTACGGCTTTGGGTTCCTGATGACATAGTATCAGAGATAATTACTAAAGTTGCCCCAGTGGGATCCGCGGATGATCGTGCGGTGTGGGCCTTGACAGAGTCAGGAGATTTCTCCATTGCTTCCACATACGTGCTGCTTGGTAGTCAGACCCCCTCATCTTTCATGTTTGATAGGGTTTGGCACCCTGTAATTCCAATCAAGATATCATTCTTCATGGTAAGATTGCTGCGGGATCGTTTACCGTTGGCATCGTCCCTAGGAAGGTTGCAAGTCTATGGCCCTTCCAAGTGTTTTTGCTGCTTGGCCTCGCAATCTGAGTCGTTGGATCATGTCTTTGCGGAAGGTGAGTTAGCTCTTTTTCTGTGGACCTTTTTTGGGAATAGCGCTGGAGTGAGTTATAGAGGTATGGGGGTGCGGTCGCGTTTGGCGGCTTGGTGGTGCCAACCGGTTCGGCACTCTCGTCTGGAATCATTACATTCGGTTTTGCCTTGCATTATTTGTTGGCATATTTGGTTGGCACGGAATCTTGCAATTTTTGAAGGGCAACTCCTGCGTCGACAGACCATTTGTGACCGTATCTTGGCAGATGTCGTAGGGCTATTTTCCAAGAAGTTTGCAGGTGAGTTTTTTGGGGTTGGCTCCTGGTCGACGGTCCTCTCCATCTTCTCTGGGTGGAGGCCTCGGTATTCCCATAGAGTGGTTTGTTGGGAATTTCCAGTCCAGGGAGCCTTCAAGTTAAATACGGATGGGTGCTCGCTTGGCAACCCGGGCGTTAGTGGCGGGGGTGGTGTGCTTAGGGACTCGTCTGGTGCTTTGTTGTTTGGCTTTTCTGTTCCGTTTGGGGAACTTACATGTCTGCAAGCGGAGATAAAGGCTTTGGTGTTTGGGGTGCAACAATGCCGTCTTCGGGGTTTCTCGCGGATTCGGGTGGAGGTGGATTCTCTTGTGTTAGTCAACCTCCTGGTAAGACAAGTCAGGTGTCCGTGGTCAGTTCGGTCGGATCTGGAATCGTTACGGGCTGTCCAAGGGTTGGAGTGGACGGTGGGGCATTGTTATCGGGAAATGAATCAAGTGGCGGATGCCTTAGCCAAGGTTGGGGCACATTCTGAGGGTATTATTTTGTATACGACACAGTCTGAGTTGCCAAGGGTGGCAAGGGGGGCCTTAGGTTTAGATAGGTCGCAGATTCCTGCGATTCGTACTCGAGCTATTTCTCACTGA